CGTTGTCCCGTATAAAATAAGCGTTCCTGCGGCATTAACGGTGCCGTTATTATCCCAGTTGCCTCCTACGCTGGTCGTGGCGCTCGAAAGAGTGAGGCGGGCTTGAGCGGCGCCATTGGTCGCGTCGATCGTAACATTGCCTGAAAATGTATGGGTACCGCTTCCTAAGTCAATTGAAGATTTAGCGCCGCTGTTATCGGCGCTAAATACATGGAGAGTGGCCGCGGTTATGCTGCCTGCTCCGCAGGTTATCTGCCCCACCCGTGTTAGACAGCCGCTTTGTCCGACATTAATATTAGCCGTAGGCACGTTAATGTTCTTGCCGTTGAGATTAAGTATGCTCGTCTTGTTTTCGGCGCCGACATTATAACCTATCCGCCAATCTCCGGAATCGGTTATATCCCCGCCGAGGGTGAGTGTGCCGCCTGCGGTCATTTGGATCGCCGTATCCTCGTAATCCCCTCCGCCCAGGGTGGCGGTGCCGCCGGTGACGATCGCGAACTCGAGCTCGGTCACATTGATCACACCGCCGTTGACCACTGCCGAGGTGTCATACATCACGACCCTTCTTTCCGCCGCAGATGTCAGGGTGCCTGTCGCCGCCGTAGTCAGGGTCCCGCGCACATCTATGCCGTTCCACGCGTCGCCTCCGGTAACCGTTGTGGTCTTACCGGCGGCGGCGCAGGTCAGGTTATAAAATTTTGCCTGAAACCAGCCGTCGCTCACTAAGTTCCCGGTACCCTGCAGGTTGACCGTAGAGGTACCGTAGTTAAAAGTGCCGGTCACGGTCAAGTGGCCGTCGCCTGTCATGGTTATGGTCGAACTGTTAGCCGTAAAAGTGCCGTTAATGGTTATCGCACCGGCTGAGGACAGGCTCCTGCCTGCCCCGGCCGAAGCGGTATAAGAGGCACTCGCCTTGTTCTCGAAGGTGCCGCAGGCGATCGAACCGTTATTTGTGATAACGGAGGCGTTCGTGCCGTTGCCGTTGGTAATGCCGTTTGAGCCCGCCGCGATGCTTCCGCTCGCGGTTACGGTAATTGTGCCGTAGGTGTTGGTGATCGTCCCTCCCACCGTCGCGGTGTAAGCTCCGGTCGTAAAAGAAGTGGTGGCGTTGCCGTTCAAGGTAACGGCGTCGAACTCGCAGGCCGAGTCGAGGACTATGCTGTCGCCTGCCTCGTCGAGGTTGGTAGCCACCTGGATATCCATGTTATTAAGGTGGACGGTCTTGGTATTGAAGTCGATGTTATTGTTGGTAAGGGCCCTCTTGGCGCCTGACGAGCCCTTGATGATGATATTGTTGGTCGAGTTGGTTAAGACTATGCCCTCCCCGTCCGCGTTGCCGTTGTTTACTATCGAGCCGCCGACCTCTACGGTCACGCTCGCGCTCGAGGCATCCAGGGAAAGGGATTTATTGTCGTTTATCGTCAAGGTGTTAGAGGTGGTGATATTAGTATTTTGGGTATAGGTGCCGTTGACCGTAAAGTTATAGAATGTGGTCGTGCCGCCTCCGGTCAGAAGCTTGGTCGTGCCGGCTACCGTGGTGGTGCCGGAGCTGGACTGGGAGATGGTGCCGGCATTCCTTATATCGTCTGAGACGCTTAAGTTCTTGGCGCCCATGCTTAAGGTGGCGCCGGATTCTATCTGGAGGTCTCCGGTGCCCTGGACGGTCACGTTGCCGCCCGGGGCGAAGGTCTTGGCGCTTGAACCCTCCAGGAAGAGCTCGATATTGCTGTCTACGGTTAGATTGCCGCCTGAGGCGGCCGAGACGGAGTAGAGGATATTTGCATTACCGTCGTCAACCTTGTAAAGGTCATCGTTGGTCATGTTGGTCGTGTCGTTATTAAACACGACAACATGGTCTTTATAAAGGTTAAGGTTGGATACGTTGCTTGTGCCTCCGCATCTATAGACTGAGGTAGCCTTATCGCTGCCGGTAAGGCAGGCACTGATTATATCGTTATCTCCGAGCTCTCCGCTTTGAAGGGTCACGGAATAGACGCCGTTGGCATCTGTCGTGGCCGTAAAACTGGACGTCCTGGACAATGAGCTGTCGTAGACGATCACCCTGACGGGCGCGCCGGATATAGGAGTAGCTTCGGTGTCATCGGTGTAGACGGTGCCTCCCACGGTGGGCCCCGAGGGAGCGGATGTACCGGCGTACAAATCGTCCAAACTCACCGCACCGCTACAACCGGAGGCCCAGTCCTTTATCCCAAAGACCGGCCGGCCATAAGCAGCAGTGGACGGTGACGTAATTTTTGCGGATACATTTTTCCAAATATTATAAGGATCGGTACCGTCCGGATAAAGATAGCCTATGAAATCTTCCGAGATCTTCGCACTCCCTGATGTATACCACTCGACTTTAAGGTACCCATTCCAAAGGTGCAAGGGGTCGGTAGACAGATTATAAAAATAAGCATTAAAGTAATAGTCTGTACTCGCGGTTACGGCAAAGTCCTGCCAGAGACCAGAATCATCCCACCACATCTTTACTGCCTTTGAGCCGCTGATCGTATGGTTATAATCGTTGTGATGCCAGCCGCTATTACCCCAGCTGCTCCAGTCAGTGATCGTTACATAGCCTAATTGCCCTGTATCGCCTACTTCAAAATCTCCGTTCTTTACAAGGCCCAGGTCTCCCGCGACGGCTTCGTTGCAGGCGGCAAACAGCGAAAATACCGCCGCAAAAAGCAAAAGGGCGGGAAAAAATCCCGCCATTTTGTCGCTGAAAAATCCTTTTATTTTGTTAGACCCTTGCCTAACTTTCATTCAAATTCGCTCCCCTTAAAATTTTCCCAACTATTTCTGCTGTATGATTATACATAAAATACACGTGGTTGTCAAGGAGCGAAAAATATCCCTGTTTATCGCCCCGCTGAGCAATGGATTTATCCGGGTTTTTCGGGCCATTTTTCTTCTTGACAAGGGGGCGTTTTCTAATCATAATGCGTAGTATTCATAAAAAGATGAACATCTCTATCCATCAGCCCCAATATTTGCCCTGGCTTGGTTATTTCGACAAAATAGAGAGTGCCGAAAGCTTCGTCCTTCTGGATAACGTCCAGTTCGCCAAGGGCAGTTTCCAGAACAGGAACCGGATAAGGACGAAGGACGGCTGGATATGGCTGACCGTCCCCGTCATAACGAAAGGGCATTTCGGCCAGGCCTTAAATGAAGTCGAGATAAACAATAAGGTCTGTTGGCAGCACAAGCACTGGCAGAGCATCAAAATAAACTACAACAGGGCAAAACATTTTAAAGAGCACGGCCCGTTCCTCGACGCGGTATATTTTAAGCGATGGGAAAGGCTTGTCGACCTGAACGTCTTCATAACAAAATATATACTGAGTTACCTGGGGATCGAGCGAAAGATATATTTTGCCTCTCGCTTGAAGATCGACGGCAACAGCACCGACAGGTTGATCAATATATGCAAATGCTTGAACGCCGACGCGTACCTGTCCGGGACCGGCGCATATGATTATATAGACGCGGCAAAATTCGCCAAAGAGAAGATCAAGCTGAAATTCCAGGATTTCACGCATCCCGCGTATAACCAATTATATTCCCCGTTCATACCGTATATGTCTATAATGGACCTGATCTTTAACTACGGGCAAAAAAGCCTGTCTATACTCTCGGGAAAACTCGAACATGAATATATTAGCGATCGGGGCGCATCCGGATGACATCGAATTCGGCTGCGGCGGCGCGTTAACAAAATATTCCAAAGCCGGGCACAAGATCTGCCTTTTGATCTTAAGCAGAGGCGAGGCGGGCGGAAACCCCGGATTAAGGACGAAAGAGCAGGAGGAGGCGGCGAAACTCCTGAAGGCAAAAAAGGTATACTGGGGAGATTTCCCCGACGCGATGATCCCCGAAGGACAACCGCTTATCTCCTTTATCGAGGATATACTCGATAAAACTAACCCCGACATCGTCTTCACCTGTTATCCGGATGACATTCACCAGGACCATAGAAATGCCGGGAAAGCGAGCCTTGCGGCGGCCCGATCCATAAAAAATGTCCTCCATTACGAATTACCCGGCAGCCAGGGGCTTGACCCCGATATTTTCATAGACATAAGCGACACGCTGAACGCCAAGATAAAACTTCTAAGGTCCCACCGTTCCCAGATCAAAAAAACGCCTAACCATAATTCAAACATTTTAGGGATCGTAAGGTCCTGGGCGGCCTTCAGGGGAACTCAAGCAAGGGTAAAATACGCGGAAGGTTTCAAGTCCCACCGGCTGTTGCTAAAGATATGAAACCGCTGATCCTGTTATTGATCTCTTTTTTGAGCGCCCTTATCTTAACCCCCATTGCGAAATTAATTGCCCGACGTTTTAAGATACTGGACCTTCCGAACAAGAGAAAAATCCACAAAGCGCCTGTGCCCCTGCTGGGCGGAGCCGTGATCTGGCTCTCTTTTTTGATCGCGATTTTATATGCGGGGCCGCGGCAGAGTGAAATAAAAGGGCTGGTTTTAGGCGGAAGTTTGGTTTTTCTCGTCGGGCTGATCGACGATATAAAAGGGTTATCCGCGTTATTCAGGCTTATAATCCAGATCATAGCATCGGCGATAATCATAAAATCCGGCGTCTGCCTGTCGTTTCTTCCTCCCACTTTATGGGGCGATATGGCTGAAGCATCGCTGACGGTATTTTGGGTCGTCGGCATAACGAATGCCCTGAATTTCCTGGACGGCCTGGACGGCCTGGCGACGGGAGTCAGCGCGATAGCTTTGGCCTGTTTTTTGATAATCGGGATATTGACCGGGCAGCCGGTCATTATCGCATTGACATTGGCCGCATTAGGCAGTTGTCTGGGATTTTTAACGTATAACTTAAGGCCTGCCAATATTTTTTTAGGCGACGCCGGCAGCAACTTCCTGGGCTTTATTTTGGCCGGTTTTGCTATTTTAGGGGACTGGGCATACAATAATACGGTGGCGCTTGTTGTGCCCGTCTTGATCCTGGGTGTCCCGATCTTCGACGTGATCTTCACGACGGTCATGCGGATCAAGAACGGAGAGGTAAAAAACCTGAAGGAATGGCTGGAGTATACCGGGAAGGACCACTTCCACCATCGCCTCCTGGACATGGGTTTCAATCCTTTGACGGCAACGGTATTTATCTATTTCGTAAGCTTAGCCTTCGGGATCAGCGCAATTGTTCTATTGAAAGCTCCCTTGATTCATGCTATACTGCTCCTGGTGCAGATATCTATAATC
The Candidatus Omnitrophota bacterium DNA segment above includes these coding regions:
- a CDS encoding WbqC family protein — translated: MNISIHQPQYLPWLGYFDKIESAESFVLLDNVQFAKGSFQNRNRIRTKDGWIWLTVPVITKGHFGQALNEVEINNKVCWQHKHWQSIKINYNRAKHFKEHGPFLDAVYFKRWERLVDLNVFITKYILSYLGIERKIYFASRLKIDGNSTDRLINICKCLNADAYLSGTGAYDYIDAAKFAKEKIKLKFQDFTHPAYNQLYSPFIPYMSIMDLIFNYGQKSLSILSGKLEHEYISDRGASG
- a CDS encoding PIG-L family deacetylase, yielding MNILAIGAHPDDIEFGCGGALTKYSKAGHKICLLILSRGEAGGNPGLRTKEQEEAAKLLKAKKVYWGDFPDAMIPEGQPLISFIEDILDKTNPDIVFTCYPDDIHQDHRNAGKASLAAARSIKNVLHYELPGSQGLDPDIFIDISDTLNAKIKLLRSHRSQIKKTPNHNSNILGIVRSWAAFRGTQARVKYAEGFKSHRLLLKI
- a CDS encoding MraY family glycosyltransferase translates to MKPLILLLISFLSALILTPIAKLIARRFKILDLPNKRKIHKAPVPLLGGAVIWLSFLIAILYAGPRQSEIKGLVLGGSLVFLVGLIDDIKGLSALFRLIIQIIASAIIIKSGVCLSFLPPTLWGDMAEASLTVFWVVGITNALNFLDGLDGLATGVSAIALACFLIIGILTGQPVIIALTLAALGSCLGFLTYNLRPANIFLGDAGSNFLGFILAGFAILGDWAYNNTVALVVPVLILGVPIFDVIFTTVMRIKNGEVKNLKEWLEYTGKDHFHHRLLDMGFNPLTATVFIYFVSLAFGISAIVLLKAPLIHAILLLVQISIIFTLIAALMVVGKKATR